TTCACGAACCATTCCTTCTTCCTTAAGCTCCGCCGTAAGTTCGGTATCCAAATTAACGTTGTTCTTTTCTATTTTTCTATCACTTAAAACTTTTTTAACATTGAGTTCTTCGGCAACTATATATAGAACATCGCCAATTAAATTGTAATCAGCCGGTGAAACATATAAAGCATTTAAGGGCTGGCGTACGCGCAAACCCGCTTGAGCGCGCTCGGCAAGCCCCAGCGCCACAATTTCGCGGGCTCTATCCATGACTTTCGTAATATCGGAAGCCTTAACAGTTTTGGTATTTGGCCATTTTTCCAAATGAACCGACTCCCCAAACGCCGATAAACGCCGATTTTTATCCGCGCTGATCCGCGCTGATCCTTGCGTTAATCCGCGTAATTCTTGATAGAGCCATTCCGATATAAACGGCGCAAATGGCCCCATAACAACAGATACGCGTTTTAAAACTTCGGTTAAAGTATTTTGAGCCGATAGTTTTTCGGCATCTATATTTTGCTTTTGGAACTTACGGCGGCTACGGCGTATATACCAATTAGAAAGTTCGTCTATAAAAGCTTCTATAGCACGCGAAGCGGAAGTAATGTCGTAGCTTTCTAAAAATTTATTTACTTCGAACTCCAACATTTCTGTTTTAATCAAAACCCATTTATCTAAAATATCTGTTTTGGCTAGTAAAGATTTCGGAGCTTCGGTGTAATAAGTTTCTAAAAACAAAAACGAATTAATTAAAGTATCGGCGAATCTACGTTTTTTAGATTCTATATCGCGCAAACTAAAAAGTTTATTATCGCCCGGCGCGTTTACAGTGTAAAAATACCAACGCATCATATCGAACCCAACTTTCTCACCCACCAGCCAAGGGTCTACAATGTTCCCTTTAGACTTCGACATCTTCTCGCCCTTTTCATCTAGAACATGGTTTAAACTAATTACATTCTTATACGGATTACCTTCGCCTAAAGCGGTAGATACCGCCATTAAAGTATAAAACCAGCCCCGGGTTTGATCGATCGCTTCGCAAATATAATCTGCTGGAAAATGGTCTTTCGGTAAATTTTTATTTTTTATATTTAAATTTTTCTTGTCCTTCGAAGCCTTGCTGTGCCACTCCGTAGCTTTGAGCGAAGGGTGGGCGTAGGAGGAAACTTGAGACGCCCACGGCATTGCACCCGAATCAAACCAAACATCGGCCAAGTCTTTTATACGTTCCATCTTCGAGGAACACATAGAACACTTAAGGAACACGCTATCGGCATAGGGGCGATGCAGGTTTAAATTGCCTTCTTCATCGTGGGGCCAGTTATTTGTTTCTACAAAAGTAAATTCGGCAGGGGACAAAGCTAGTTTAGAATCTTTAACTGCGTTTTGATACAAAAGTTTTGTTTCGTCTTCGCCATAAATTCCATTAGATAATTGCATTAAAAATAAGGGGTCCATATGGCTTACCACAACCACCTTCTTGCCAGCGTGTTCTCTAGAAACATCCATCATAAATTCGCGCACCCGTTTGGCCACATCCAACCACGATTCGCCTGCCGGCGCGGGGCGAATAAATTTATCTTTAAAAGAATTAAAATATTTTTCATATTCCAAAAATGGCCCGCCATTAAACTCGCCAGTGTTTATTTCGCGTAAGCGTTCATCAAAAATTACTTCTTTTATTTTAAGTTCGTCCGCCAATATTTGAGCCGTCTCTCTGGCTCTTAATAGATCCGATGAATATATGGCCGATACCTTATTAGCCGCCAAAAGTTTTTTTATATTTTGGGCGGATGCCTCTGCTTGTTTTCTACCCTTTTCGGTTAGGGGGTTTAAAATCTTTTCAGGGTAAGCACTGCAAATACCTTTAGCGTTAGATTCTGCTTCGCCATGGCGCATTAAAATTAAAGTGGTTGGAGAATCTAGGCGGTGTTCGTTAAGCTCGGCTAAAGAACCAATAACAGTTTTGTGTTCGCATTTGGTGCATGCCCAAATTGGCAAGGGTGTTCCCCAATAGCGTTCGCGGCTTATAGCCCAGTCTTTAACCTCGCGTAACCATTCGCCAAACCGGCCATCTTTAATGTGTTCGGGCACCCAATTAACTTTTTCGTTATTTTTAATTAGATCGTTTCTTAACGCCGACATTTTTATAAACCAACTTTCTTGGGCGTAATATAGTAAGGGCGATTTACACCTCCAGCAAAAAGGATATTCGTGCTTATAGCTTGACTCATTAAACAGCAAATTTTGTTTTTTTAAGTAAAACAAAATCGTTTTTTCGGTTATGGGGTCTTTTTTGTTTTCACTAACAACAGCAAGCCCGCCTACTATAGGAACAGATTTTACAAAAACTCCTTCACGATTAACCGTGTGGAATTTAGGCAAATTTAATTTGGAACCGAGTTCAAAATCGTCGACGCCATACATTACGGCTGTATGCACAATGCCCGTACCATCTGCGGTAGTTACAAAATCGGCTTCGTAAACTCTGTACGAATTTTCGGATTCCAACTCTTTAACAGCAAAAAGTGGTTCGTAAGAAAGTCTAGTAAGCTCGCTAGAAGTTAGTTCTTTATTTATTTTGTATTCTACTTTAGCCTCGCCAAAAACTTTAGGCGCTAAATCGCGAGCCAAAATATATTTTTCACCATTAGCTTCGACTTCTACATAGGTAACTTTCGGGCCAACAGCTAACGCAACATTTCCCGGTAACGTCCAAGGCGTCGTGGTCCAAGCCAAAAGAAAAGTGTTTTCTCCGCCAGCTGGCGGATTTTTAACTTTAAATTTTATTATGACCGACTTATCTGTAACTGTTTCGTAACCCTGCGCCACTTCGTGGCTGGAGATGGGCGTACCACACCTAACACAAAAAGGCACAACTTTATAATCTTTAACTAAAAGTTTTTTATCGTAAATTCTTTTTATAATATTCCACAAACTTTCTATGTATTGCGGTTCGTAGGTTATGTATGGGTTTTTAAGGTCGAGCCAGTAACCCATGCGGCGCGTTAGCTTTTCCCATTCATCTTTATACTGCCAGACTGATATTTGGCATTCTTTATTAAATTGAGCGATGCCGTATTTTTCTACTTCGCGCTTATTTTTTAAACCTAATTTTTTTTCGACTTCAATTTCTACCGGCAAACCGTGTGTATCCCAACCAGCCCGACGCAAAACATAGCGCCCTTTCATTGTTTGAAAACGGCAAACAATATCTTTAAACGATCTAGCTAAAACATGATGGAGCCCTGGTTTACCGTTGGCCGTAGGCGGGCCTTCGTAAAATACGAAAGGTTTACCATCTTTAGTGGCTTTTAAAGTCTTTTCAAAAACATCGTTATCGTGCCAATGTTTTAAAACTTTTTCTTCTTCTTGGGGTAAATCAACGTGACGCATAGTGATTTAAATATATCATTTAAGCTAGCGGAAAATAAGACATTAGTAAAATATCGGTAATTCCATAAGTATTCCCATGCTTCAACAACCCCAAATAAGAACTTACCGTTTCTGGCTCTGGGTTCTCTCCAATTCTTTTCATCATCCGTTTTTTAGTAACTGTTCTTAAAACTTTATGATCTGTAAAATGAACCCAACCCAAAAAATCCGCACCCGAAGCTAGAGTTTTGATAAAAACTTTGTCGGGGTGGAGTGTGAGTTTGAGATTTTTAATTAAAAATTCTTGAATCTTTGGGATTAAGTTCTCTAACCATTCTTTGTCTTGCGATAAAACCACAAAATCATCGGGGTATCTAATGTAATACTTAACTTTTAATTTATGTTTAACAAACTGGTCAAACTTGTTCATATAGATATTCACCAAAAGCTGGGAGGTTAAATTGCCCAAGGGCAAACCAATATTGGGTTTTGTTTTAAAACTGGACACAACATTATTGAGTAACCAAATAATATTTTTGTCTGGTATATATTCAGTTAGTATCTCTAGCAAAACTTTGTGATGAATACTGGAAAAGAATTTTTTAATGTCGCATTTTAAGACCCAGCAAGTTTTAGTGTTATTTTGACCAACTTTGTAAGCAAAAGACTGAAAACGATTCAGGGCTTTATGCGTGCCTTTGTTCTTTCGGCAAGAAAAAGAATCGGCTATGAATGTTTTATCAAAGAAAGGGTAAAGAATATGATAAATTGCGTGGTGAAGTAGCCTATCCCGAACTGTGGCTTTATGTATGTTTCGGGGTTTGGGGTCGGAAATATTGAAAGCTTGGTAAATGCCATGCCGATAAGTGAAATTGACCAAGTCTTGGTTAAGTTGAAAAATATTATCCATTAAATTAAAGCCAAATTCCTGCACATCTTTTCTTTTTCTCTTGCCTTTGATAAACTCCTGCCAAGCCAATAACAAATTATCAACGCTAATAACATCTTCAAAACTATGGATCAATTGAGTTTTCATAATTCTACATTAAGTAACCCCCCCCCCCGAGACTTCCACCGCTGATTGATAAAATGAAAAATCTCTATTTTATCTGGTTTCAATACTACCAGATTTTACCCAAAGCGCATCGCTACACGCTTGGCCGCAGAATTGACTCTATGTTTATTGAAATAGTTGAAGCGATAGTTACAGCGTCTTTTCTAACGCAAGAAAAGAAGCTCCCGTTTGTTCAGCACGCCCTTCGCAAAACAGACACGCTTAAAATCCTATTACAAGTATTATGGGAAACTAAATCTTTAGATGATAAAAAATATATAGCCGTATCAAAACCTTTAGAAGAAATCGGCAAAATGCTGGGTGGCTGGAATGGCCAGCTTCAAAAACCCCTCGACATAGCTCGGGATAAAGAAAACTCTCCCCACAAAAAGCAGAGAGAGAAATAAAGAAAGTTGCGAGCACGGCCGAAGGATTGTTGGCATTCCAGTCGTTCTCAAGCCAGTTGTAGTTCCAGTCCCACTCACCATCGTTCCAGTAGAGATAAAGAACGTTGCGGTTGCCATTCGGACTGCGAATATATTGTATAAAGCGCCACCTATGCCACCACCCCTTGAATACTCTTAGGGTTGTATCGTATTTGGTATCTAAAATACCCTAGCGCTATATACCGAGTATCTTCATTTTTTTAAGCTTCCATAAACCACCCTATTCCCAACCGTAATCGGGAATACTCTCGATTTATGGTTACTGGCTTCGGTAGCAGGCAACCTTAATCGCCCGCGTATTCACCTAATACCATTTGCATAATAACATTTTGCAAAAGAAAATTCCCTACGACATTACGTCGTAGGGAATTTAGAGTACAAAGTCCAAAGGATCTAAAAGTTCTAGAATTCTAAGGACTATTAACTCGCGAGCACGGCCGAAGGATCGTAGGCACTCCAGCCGCCCTCAAGCCAGCGGCAGTACCAGCCCCACCCACCACCGCCCCAGCAGAGACAAAGAACGTAGCGGCGGCCAAGCGGACCGCGAAGGGTGGTGCCGTCAAAGGAAATGAAGGTGGTATTGCTGTTCGTTTTTTCTTTCCAACTTTCGGGAATAAGACTCTTGTTTTCCCAGAGAGTTTGGAAGATTTTGGCATCTAGGCGGACGTAATTTTTGGCTTTGAGGCGCTTCAGTTTCTCTTCACCTTTGATGACACTCTCGTCTTCTTTGAGGCAAGTGACTAACTGGATGTTGGAGAGGTCTAGCTCGGTGAGGTTGAGAGAGCGCTCATCCTGTTCTTCCTCGCCCGAGAGACCATCGCCATCTGCTGGACCTTTCCAGATGCTCCAACCTTCGCCCAAAAACTGGGCGGGGTTGAAGGGTTGGGTGCGGTTGATTTTTAAGACCGTATCTCCAAAACGCCCCTCCACCGCATTCTGCAAATAGCGTTGGAGTTTTGCCGGATCGTAGGGATAACCCTTGGGCTGACGAAGCTGTCGGCCAATTTCAAAAAGCTGGCCAGTGATGCTTTCGTACAGTTCGCCTGCGACACTAGGATGTGCCATGACGATAATCCTTTCTTTATTTGGCTATCTAAGATGCCGGACATCTGCCGGAGCCCCAGATAAACCAGTTATTAAGGTACAATACAAGTGTAGCAGATAGTCAAATGGAAGTCAAGAGTGCACTATTGGAAGGATTCGTGAGCATTTTTTCAGCTTAATTTTAAATACAAATAATACCCAACGGTAACCTGTGTTAAACTAAAATCAATGGAGGCCAAAACAAACAAAAAGGCGTTTTTTAATTACGAAATCCTAGAAAAGTTCGAGGCGGGTTTGGTGTTGCTTGGAGGCGAAGTTAAATCTATAAGAAATAATCATTACAGTTTACAAGGCGCATACATAACAGTAGAAGATGAAGAGGCTTGGTTAGTGAAAGCCATGATCGCCCCTTACCAGCCTAAAAATATGAGCGGGCAGTATAACCCCGAACGCAAGCGCAAACTTTTACTTAACAAAAAAGAACTCCAGTATTTACAAGGAAAAACAAAGGAAAAAGGCTTGACTATTGTGCCTCTAAAAGTTTACAATAAGCACGGTCAAATCAAGTTAGAAATTGCTTTAGCCAAAGGTAAAAGCAAGGGCGATAAGAGAGAAGTTCTTAAAAAACGTATCGCCGACCGAGATATCGCCAGAGAACTTAAATCTTGAAACTTGTAACCTGAAACTTCAGAAAAAAGATACGAGCTACAAGTTGCGAGTTACAAGATTAACATCGGGGATGACATGAATCGACAAGGAACGTATCGATAAGAATTCGAAGCTGAGGTAGACCACAAACTCATAAAACTGGTTACAAATAGTAAGTGCAAACTTATTTAGCGCTAATAAACCAGCGTTTGCTGTAGCTTAAAATCTATCAGCCATCGCCCTGTTTTCGCCCGAGTAAACAGTGTGCGGTGCCAACCTTTCGGGCCGCTCTTTCAGGCCAGGCGAACTTGAAAGCTAAGACAACGCCAAAAGTTTAATTTTTTTCACCATTCTTTAAGGGTTAAACTTAAATTAAGAATGGTTAGGCTTCGTACTAGTTCAATCGAGAAATTTTTTGTACGCGGGTTCAATTCCCGCCATCTCCACTGCTACGCCAAGGCTACGCAGTGCACGCACCAATCTAAACAAGACATGCTATATTAATTGAACGATCTTGTTAGATTAGAATAGTAGCAGTGTCCTTCGTAGCTTTACCGTGTCCTCCGTAGTCTTTGACGAAGGAGGAGCGAAGTAGGACAACCTTTATGTATTACGTATATGTCTTAAAAAGTTTAAGAGATAACAGTTTTTATAAAGGTGTTACTGCTGATTTAAAAAAGAGAATCTTGGAGCATAATTCTGGATTAGCTAAATATTCTTCTTTTAAAAAACCTTTTAAACTAGTCTGGTACTCTGCGTTTTCAAACAAAGAAAAGGCTTATAAATTTGAAAAGTATATAAAATCTGGATCTGGTTTCGCTTTCGTTAACAAACACCTAATTTGAAAATAAACAACCAAATACGTTCCGAAAAGTTAGTAGTTATAGATGAAACCGGCAAAAACTTGGGCGTTTTAACTTTGCAGGAAGCTTTAAAAATGGCCAAAGAAAAAGGCCTAGATTTAGCCGAAGTTAACCCTACTGCTACCCCGCCAGTTGCCAAAATCATAGATTATGGTAAATTTGAATACCGCCAAAGGAAAGCCGAACAGAAAATGAAAGCCTCCAACAAGAGGCAGGAGCTTAAAACGGTACGTATTGGGCTTAAAACATCTGTGCACGATACCGAGGTAAAAGCTGGTTTAGCTGATAAATTCTTAAAAAAGGGTGATCAAGTTAGGTTAGAAATATTCCTAAGAGGCAGAGAAAAAGCCTTCAGAGACTTAGCTAGAACCAAGCTTATAGCTTTTGAGAAGATGATTGCCGAGACTCACAAAACAGATGGTTCGCCTACTAGCTCGCCTTCCGGTTGGTCTATAACTATACATAAATAAATATTGATTCATAGAAAAATATGGGTGCAAAAACAAACAAATCGATGGCGAAAAGATTCCGTGTAACCAAGAACGGAAAGCTTATGCACAGAACCCCAAACCAGAATCACTTTAGAGCTAAAAAATCTAGTAATAGAAAAAGAAACATAGGAAAAGGTTCAGCTATGGCTAAACCCGAAGTTAAAAATATTTTAGAAAGAATGCCGTTTGCAAGATTAAGTTAAAAAAATATGGCACGCGTAAAAAGAGGAACAATTGCGTCTAAACGCAGAAAAAATTTATTAAAATATACCAAAGGCTTTAAGTGGTCACGTAATACGCATTACCGAGCGGCTAAAGAAGCTTTGTTGCATGCCTGGAGCAAAGCTTATCACGATCGCAAAAAGAAAAAGGGTGACTTTAGAACTTTTTGGCAGATTAAAGTTGGTGCCGCGGCTAAACAAAATGGAATTTCTTACAGCCGTTTTATAAACGCCCTTAAAAAAGCCAACGTGGAGTTAGACCGAAAAATTTTGGCCGACATCGCCGAA
Above is a genomic segment from bacterium containing:
- a CDS encoding class I tRNA ligase family protein, with protein sequence MRHVDLPQEEEKVLKHWHDNDVFEKTLKATKDGKPFVFYEGPPTANGKPGLHHVLARSFKDIVCRFQTMKGRYVLRRAGWDTHGLPVEIEVEKKLGLKNKREVEKYGIAQFNKECQISVWQYKDEWEKLTRRMGYWLDLKNPYITYEPQYIESLWNIIKRIYDKKLLVKDYKVVPFCVRCGTPISSHEVAQGYETVTDKSVIIKFKVKNPPAGGENTFLLAWTTTPWTLPGNVALAVGPKVTYVEVEANGEKYILARDLAPKVFGEAKVEYKINKELTSSELTRLSYEPLFAVKELESENSYRVYEADFVTTADGTGIVHTAVMYGVDDFELGSKLNLPKFHTVNREGVFVKSVPIVGGLAVVSENKKDPITEKTILFYLKKQNLLFNESSYKHEYPFCWRCKSPLLYYAQESWFIKMSALRNDLIKNNEKVNWVPEHIKDGRFGEWLREVKDWAISRERYWGTPLPIWACTKCEHKTVIGSLAELNEHRLDSPTTLILMRHGEAESNAKGICSAYPEKILNPLTEKGRKQAEASAQNIKKLLAANKVSAIYSSDLLRARETAQILADELKIKEVIFDERLREINTGEFNGGPFLEYEKYFNSFKDKFIRPAPAGESWLDVAKRVREFMMDVSREHAGKKVVVVSHMDPLFLMQLSNGIYGEDETKLLYQNAVKDSKLALSPAEFTFVETNNWPHDEEGNLNLHRPYADSVFLKCSMCSSKMERIKDLADVWFDSGAMPWASQVSSYAHPSLKATEWHSKASKDKKNLNIKNKNLPKDHFPADYICEAIDQTRGWFYTLMAVSTALGEGNPYKNVISLNHVLDEKGEKMSKSKGNIVDPWLVGEKVGFDMMRWYFYTVNAPGDNKLFSLRDIESKKRRFADTLINSFLFLETYYTEAPKSLLAKTDILDKWVLIKTEMLEFEVNKFLESYDITSASRAIEAFIDELSNWYIRRSRRKFQKQNIDAEKLSAQNTLTEVLKRVSVVMGPFAPFISEWLYQELRGLTQGSARISADKNRRLSAFGESVHLEKWPNTKTVKASDITKVMDRAREIVALGLAERAQAGLRVRQPLNALYVSPADYNLIGDVLYIVAEELNVKKVLSDRKIEKNNVNLDTELTAELKEEGMVREMIRNINEMRKEAKLTPEDKIILHYELNQNANFKELLTRWEQVIKAETRSTQINFGITEHENFLVHKVWNYEGFEIGVGIKNI
- a CDS encoding reverse transcriptase/maturase family protein — encoded protein: MKTQLIHSFEDVISVDNLLLAWQEFIKGKRKRKDVQEFGFNLMDNIFQLNQDLVNFTYRHGIYQAFNISDPKPRNIHKATVRDRLLHHAIYHILYPFFDKTFIADSFSCRKNKGTHKALNRFQSFAYKVGQNNTKTCWVLKCDIKKFFSSIHHKVLLEILTEYIPDKNIIWLLNNVVSSFKTKPNIGLPLGNLTSQLLVNIYMNKFDQFVKHKLKVKYYIRYPDDFVVLSQDKEWLENLIPKIQEFLIKNLKLTLHPDKVFIKTLASGADFLGWVHFTDHKVLRTVTKKRMMKRIGENPEPETVSSYLGLLKHGNTYGITDILLMSYFPLA
- a CDS encoding four helix bundle protein codes for the protein MKNLYFIWFQYYQILPKAHRYTLGRRIDSMFIEIVEAIVTASFLTQEKKLPFVQHALRKTDTLKILLQVLWETKSLDDKKYIAVSKPLEEIGKMLGGWNGQLQKPLDIARDKENSPHKKQREK
- the smpB gene encoding SsrA-binding protein SmpB; translation: MEAKTNKKAFFNYEILEKFEAGLVLLGGEVKSIRNNHYSLQGAYITVEDEEAWLVKAMIAPYQPKNMSGQYNPERKRKLLLNKKELQYLQGKTKEKGLTIVPLKVYNKHGQIKLEIALAKGKSKGDKREVLKKRIADRDIARELKS
- a CDS encoding GIY-YIG nuclease family protein gives rise to the protein MYYVYVLKSLRDNSFYKGVTADLKKRILEHNSGLAKYSSFKKPFKLVWYSAFSNKEKAYKFEKYIKSGSGFAFVNKHLI
- the infC gene encoding translation initiation factor IF-3 is translated as MKINNQIRSEKLVVIDETGKNLGVLTLQEALKMAKEKGLDLAEVNPTATPPVAKIIDYGKFEYRQRKAEQKMKASNKRQELKTVRIGLKTSVHDTEVKAGLADKFLKKGDQVRLEIFLRGREKAFRDLARTKLIAFEKMIAETHKTDGSPTSSPSGWSITIHK
- the rpmI gene encoding 50S ribosomal protein L35, whose protein sequence is MGAKTNKSMAKRFRVTKNGKLMHRTPNQNHFRAKKSSNRKRNIGKGSAMAKPEVKNILERMPFARLS
- the rplT gene encoding 50S ribosomal protein L20, whose amino-acid sequence is MARVKRGTIASKRRKNLLKYTKGFKWSRNTHYRAAKEALLHAWSKAYHDRKKKKGDFRTFWQIKVGAAAKQNGISYSRFINALKKANVELDRKILADIAENNPEVFAKIVEKVKVK